The sequence below is a genomic window from Thioalkalivibrio sp. ALJ12.
ATGCCATGCCCCATCGGATTCATGGTGTGATGCGTCATGTGGCAGTGGAAGGCCCAGTCCCCCGGCGGTGCCGTGAACTCGATATCGCGGGTCTGGCCGACCGCCACGATCTCGGTGGTCTCCTTGCGCCACTGCTCGCGCGGCCAGCGCCCGCCATCGGAGCCGGTCACCTCGAACGACACCCCGTGCACATGCATCGGGTGGTTCCACATCGACAGGTTGCCCATGCGGATGCGCACGCGCTCGCCAGTCTTCGCCACCAGAGAGTCGATAGCCGGGAAGACCTTGGAGTTCATCGACCACAGATCGAAGTCCACCATGATCGACGGATCGGGCGTGCGGGTACCGGGATGCAGGCCCCAGTTGTGCAGCAGGATCGCGTAGTCACGGTCCACCGGTTCGATCTCGCCGTCCTTCGGGTGGATGATGAACATCCCCATCATCCCCATCGCCATCTGCACCATTTCGTCGGCATGCGGGTGGTACATGTGCGTGCCGTGCTGGTTCAGCTCGAACTCGTAGACGAAGGTCTCCCCCGGATGGATCGGCGGCTGGGTCACGCCCTTCACCCCATCCATGCCCGAGGGCAGATGGATGCCGTGCCAGTGCACCGAGGTGTATTCCGGCAGGCGGTTGGTCACGTAGATGCGGACCTTGTCGCCCTCCACCGCCTCGATGGTCGGCCCCGGGGTGGTGCCGTTGTAGCCCCAGCACTTGGCCACCGAACCGGGTGCGAACTCGTGCTCGATCTCCTCGGCGACCAGATGGAACTCCTTCACGCCGTTGTTCATTTCGTACGGCAGGGTCCAGCCGTTCGGCGTATGCACCGGCATGTAGCCCTGTTCGGTGCGTTCGCCGGGCGTGGCATCGCCCTCGTTGTGGTGCTCGTGACCCGTTTCGGCCATCACCCGGGTCAGGGTGGTTGCCGGCAGCATTGCCGCGCCGGCGGCCAGCAGGAAGTTACGCCGTTTCATCAGTGATGCCCTCCGTGACCGTCGTCGCCGTGGTCACCGTGATCGCCATGGTCATGATCTCCGTGATCTCCGTGATCTCCGTGATCTCCGTGATCTCCGTGATCTCCGTGATCTCCGTGATCTCCGTGATCTCCGTGATCTCCGTGACCGCCGTGGTCCCCGTGATCCATCGCGGACGGGTCATGTTCGAGCGCGTCGGTTTCGAGATAGCCCTCGTCACCCGGCAC
It includes:
- a CDS encoding multicopper oxidase family protein, with the protein product MKRRNFLLAAGAAMLPATTLTRVMAETGHEHHNEGDATPGERTEQGYMPVHTPNGWTLPYEMNNGVKEFHLVAEEIEHEFAPGSVAKCWGYNGTTPGPTIEAVEGDKVRIYVTNRLPEYTSVHWHGIHLPSGMDGVKGVTQPPIHPGETFVYEFELNQHGTHMYHPHADEMVQMAMGMMGMFIIHPKDGEIEPVDRDYAILLHNWGLHPGTRTPDPSIMVDFDLWSMNSKVFPAIDSLVAKTGERVRIRMGNLSMWNHPMHVHGVSFEVTGSDGGRWPREQWRKETTEIVAVGQTRDIEFTAPPGDWAFHCHMTHHTMNPMGHGIANTLGVDQSGLEEEIRTLLPGYMAMGEHGMADHQDHTDGGHMRGPENTLAMGMGQGPFGNIGMGGMFTLIKVRDDLEPGDFRDPGWYWHPDGEVARRVSSDPDFGSPVRRGKVAGADSDGLPTPSRDAHGGHGGHNGHGGHNH